DNA from Archaeoglobus veneficus SNP6:
GGTAGAAAATATCGTAACTCTTCGTTCCCGCGTCAATTCCTGCTACTATCAACGCCGATCACCGACCGAATTAGTTAGCACTTTGGTCACCAGAACCCCCCTTTAAGGAGATTCGATATCTTGTCAGTCGTGCTCATCATGTACCTCTCCATGAAAACAATGTAGCTTCCATTGTCCTCTGCTGGTTCAGAAAATCGCGCGTCTACTCCCATCCTCCTCAGATGTTCTTTAAATAGTTCGAAAACTTCGAGGTTGTAAAAGCGCAACTTAGATTTCTCCGCAACCCTCCCTTTTTCCTTCACATCCCTTATGCTCTCCACCATCGGCCTTAGGATGGATTCGCCAAGCCTTAAACAGCGCTGCCTGAATTCCTCCTCACTCTCTTTGAACTCGAAACTCTGGAACGCTTCTCTAACAATCCGGGAGATCATGAAATCCCTCGCGTATTCGTTGAAGTATCTGAAGGCATAGCTCAAATCCGAGCAGTTGGACTGGCTGGTGGTGTACTTCACCGGAGGTCTCTTCATTGATACATCCTTTATAACCACGCCCTCCCTTCCCTGCCTGCCGAGTTTCTCCACCGCTTCTATAACAGCTTCGTGCGCCCTCTTCACGTCAGCAAACTCGAGTATAGGTGCAAGTCTGAATCCATACTCTTCTGCAACCTTCTCCTTCTCTCTAACACCAAGAGGTTCGTTGGTTTTCTTCACCCGGATGTCGAAGACGTAGAAGTGTACTCCGCTGCCGTAGATATCCTTGGGCACGAATGGTGATTCGTCTCCAACGGCCTCGCAGCACAGCATGAGATGGGGATTGTCGCGGAAGAAGTCCATTTCGAATACAAGCCTTGCTTTCTCAGTAGTATAAGGACAGATA
Protein-coding regions in this window:
- a CDS encoding RNA ligase, whose product is MKFVAQALGLSEPAARKLEDRNILREAVIKHPFFADIIEAYNLEKKFGAYEEGTLIAKTNNSLEVIRGYPKIRRALVLYPTLKKHFKGEVAIEEKMNGYNVRIVKMGSNLYAVTRRGFICPYTTEKARLVFEMDFFRDNPHLMLCCEAVGDESPFVPKDIYGSGVHFYVFDIRVKKTNEPLGVREKEKVAEEYGFRLAPILEFADVKRAHEAVIEAVEKLGRQGREGVVIKDVSMKRPPVKYTTSQSNCSDLSYAFRYFNEYARDFMISRIVREAFQSFEFKESEEEFRQRCLRLGESILRPMVESIRDVKEKGRVAEKSKLRFYNLEVFELFKEHLRRMGVDARFSEPAEDNGSYIVFMERYMMSTTDKISNLLKGGFW